The region TTGTATTGACGAACTCGCCATAGCAGTTGTCGACCAAACAGACAATATCCTTGTCGTAGGCTTTAACTACCTCGACAATGCGGGCGAGTTCCGCTAAGCTAAGTGCTTTGCGCCAGTGGTAGCCTCGACTGCGTTGGATGTGCACTAGGCGTGTCTGGCGCGTAAGCGCGCTCGCGAGGGCCGGCATGTCAACCGCTCCGTCCGCAAGTAGCGGGACGACGCGGCAGTTAATACCCCAAGCTCTAAGGGAACTTTGCCCGGCATCTTTGTGGCCAATAACGGGTCCGAGTGTGTCGTAGGGTTCGCCTGTCGCCACAACGAGTTCATCCCCCGGGCGCAGCACACCAAACAATGCACAAGCCAAAGCGTGAGTGCCTGAGGCAAACTGGGCTCGAACGAGCGAGCTTTCACCTGCAAACAAGTCCGAGTAGATATGTTCGATTACTTCACGGCCCGAGTCTCCATAACCGTAGCCGTTAGAGCCGTGAAGGTGAAAGTCGGAAACCCTGTGTCGGCGAAAAGCGTCTAGTACGCGCGCCTGATTAGCTACCGCGCAATCGTCAAACTCGCGAAACTTCACTGCCAGCAGCTCTTCCGCATGCGTCAGCAACTCCGAAACGTATGTCATGCCTTGCTTAACTCGGCCTCCACCTTATTTATGTACCGTTGTAACGCGTCGACGACGACCTCTGTGCCAAGTTCGGTGTGGTTAGTAGCTACTACATCACCCTTGGTGTGCAAAAATCCAAGCAGGTCGCCGCGGGTAAAGGGGATGACGAAGCGGGCTCGCATGGGTTTGTCGCTTAAGCCCTCGGAGATAGCGGCTGTTAAGAGGGAGAGGTTGGTGCGGTGCAAAGCAGAGATAGGAACGGTGCGGCCTAACTCAGGCAGCGCAGGCAGCTCCGTCACGGCATCCATCTTATTGAGAGCCGTAACCATAGGTTTATCGGCAGCGCCTAGCTCAGTCAGCACGGCCTGCACGGTCTGCGCCTGTTCGAGGGCTTTAGTGTGCGAGATGTCGACTACGTGGAGTAGCAGGTCTGCCTGTCGCACCTCCGCGAGCGTAGCCCGGAAGGCCTTGATTAACTGGTGCGGTAGCTTTCTAATGAAACCCACGGTGTCTACCACCATGACGGTACGCCCGTCAGGCAGTGTCAGCTCGCGCGCCATCGGGTCAAGCGTGGCGAAAAGCTTATTCTCTACCAAGGCTCCACCTTCTGTGAGGGCGTTCTGCAGGCTTGACTTTCCGGCATTCGTGTAGCCGACAAGCGCTACCGTGGGAACACCGCGCGCAATGCGTTGGTCTCTCGCTAGGCTGCGGTGCTGTTCGAGCTCTTCAACCTGTCGTTTTAAGTCCGCCATACGCGACTTGATTCTGCGCCGGTCGTATTCTAGTTTTGTTTCTCCGGGGCCGCGCGTGCGTATGCCGCGCGCTGACGCTCCAAGGCCGGACATTTCCACGCCCCTGCCGCGGAGCCTCGGCAACAGATAAGCCAGCTGCGCCAGCTCAACCTGCATCTTCCCCTCGGCAGAGGTGGCTCTGGCAGCGAAAATCTCCAAAATGACATGCGTGCGGTCAAGCACCTTAAGGCCGAGTTCTCTCTCTAAGTTGCGTTGCTGCGACGGGGACAGCTCATCGTCACAGATAGCCATCGTGCCGCCTAAGGACAGGCAGAGCGCCTTTAGCTCCTTAACCTTTCCACTGCCCAAAAAGAACGCCGGGTCTGGGTGCGGCTTAACCTGTACCATTCTTCCCAGCACCTCGGCCCCTGCCGACTCAACAAGGGCTCCAAGTTCATCTAAGTACCCATCTGTCTCTCCCGTATAATCCTTTGTCGCTGTAAAGAGCACAGCTCTTTCCCGTTCTGCTTGCTGCACTTCGTGCATAGGTGACACCTCCAATGAACACAGCCCGCGCCGGCGCGCGGGCTCTCGTTAGTCTAGTTTACTTCCCCTACGGTCATGGAGACCGCACGAGCCGGTTGAACGGTCGAGACCGCATGCTTATAGACGAGCTGCTGCCTTCCGTCAGCATCTACCATGATAATAGTGAAGTTGTCAAACCCTTTAACGATTCCTTTTAGCTGATAGCCGTTTACCAGGAAAACAGTCACAGGCATGTTCTCTTTGCGAACTTGATTGAGAAACGTGTCCTGTAGGTTCAGAATCGTCTTGGACAAGGCTAGCCCCCCTAACTCCGTATGTCTCATTTTATTACAATCCAAAGCGGTGCGCAAGAATTGCCACAATTTCAGCTTGAGCCTTTGCTTCATCGCGCGCATCAATCCACCGTATGCGGGCATCGGCTCTAAACCACGTCAGTTGCCGTTTGGCGTAACGGCGCGTCTCTCGTTTTAGCGTTTCTTTCGCTTCCTCTAATGAACAACGGCCAAGCAGATAGGGGATGATTTCTTTGTACCCTAGTGCTTGGTGCGCCACAAAGCTTAGGCCGCGCTCTAGTAGTGTCCTCACCTCATCTATTAACCCCTGGGCAATCATGGCTTCCACGCGCTCTTCGATGCGTGCGTACAACTCGTCGCGCGGCCGTTCAAGGCCGATGAGCACGGCATCGTAGACGGCTTGGCGGGCATCCTTCTGCGATTCCCAAAAACTCAAAGGGCGACCCGTGGTTTGAAACACCTCTAGCGCGCGTATTATCCGCCGCTCGTCGTTTACGTGAATGCGACCGGCGACGGGTGGGTCAACCTCTAGTAGACGCGCGTAAAGTGCCGAAAGTCCGGCTTCCTTGGCTTCGCGGCGCAGTGCATCCCGTATGCCCCAGTCATTACTAATCGTGACAAAATTGTAATCGTCGATGGCGGCGCGGATATACATGCCTGTTCCACCCGAAAAAATGGGGAGCCTTCCCCTGCCGGAAATGTCCGCTACCGCCGCACGCGCGAGGTGCTGGTAATCCGCTGCGCTAAAAGCCTCGCCGGGTTCGCGCACATCGAGGAGGTGGTGTGGAACGCGTGCTCGCTCGGCCGATGTAGGCTTAGCAGTGCCTATGTCCATTCCCTTATACACCTGCATAGAGTCAGCTGAAATAATCTCCCCGCCTAGGCTATCTGCCAGGCTCAGAGTAAGCGCGGTCTTACCGACGGCCGTCGGTCCCACAATGGCGAGTACGCGAGCCTTCACGCACATTACCTCGCACTGGGGTGAAAAAGCCGGAAGAGCTCGTCACCCGTGTATTCAATCTCCACAGGGCGGCCGTGTGGACAGGTCACACTGCGGTCAGTAGCATAGAGCCTGTCTAGTAGCTCCACCATTTCCGCGGGTGTGAGCTTCGTATTGGCCTTAATGGCAGCGCGGCAGGCTAGCGCCTGGGCCATTCTAACCTCTCGGTCAAGCTTCGCTTTGTCCTCGTCTAAGTCGGTTAGGAGCTCGCGCAAAGCCTGCTCATCAAAGTAGCCGCGATACACGGCGGGGAAGCTGCGCACG is a window of Selenomonadales bacterium DNA encoding:
- a CDS encoding methionine gamma-lyase family protein, which encodes MTYVSELLTHAEELLAVKFREFDDCAVANQARVLDAFRRHRVSDFHLHGSNGYGYGDSGREVIEHIYSDLFAGESSLVRAQFASGTHALACALFGVLRPGDELVVATGEPYDTLGPVIGHKDAGQSSLRAWGINCRVVPLLADGAVDMPALASALTRQTRLVHIQRSRGYHWRKALSLAELARIVEVVKAYDKDIVCLVDNCYGEFVNTTEPGHLGADLTVGSLIKNPGGGLALTGGYIVGRDRLVRLAAERLYAPGIAGQVGASFGMNRGFLQGLFLAPAVVSACLKGASLLAQACELLGLDTSPGPLEPRGDIIQAVRMPSCESLIEFCQRIQSASPIDAHVKPLPGKLPGYDCDVVMAAGTFVLGASSELSADAPLREPLTAYVQGGLSYAHIKVALAHALPTLLPRNSS
- the hflX gene encoding GTPase HflX, with translation MHEVQQAERERAVLFTATKDYTGETDGYLDELGALVESAGAEVLGRMVQVKPHPDPAFFLGSGKVKELKALCLSLGGTMAICDDELSPSQQRNLERELGLKVLDRTHVILEIFAARATSAEGKMQVELAQLAYLLPRLRGRGVEMSGLGASARGIRTRGPGETKLEYDRRRIKSRMADLKRQVEELEQHRSLARDQRIARGVPTVALVGYTNAGKSSLQNALTEGGALVENKLFATLDPMARELTLPDGRTVMVVDTVGFIRKLPHQLIKAFRATLAEVRQADLLLHVVDISHTKALEQAQTVQAVLTELGAADKPMVTALNKMDAVTELPALPELGRTVPISALHRTNLSLLTAAISEGLSDKPMRARFVIPFTRGDLLGFLHTKGDVVATNHTELGTEVVVDALQRYINKVEAELSKA
- the hfq gene encoding RNA chaperone Hfq; protein product: MRHTELGGLALSKTILNLQDTFLNQVRKENMPVTVFLVNGYQLKGIVKGFDNFTIIMVDADGRQQLVYKHAVSTVQPARAVSMTVGEVN
- the miaA gene encoding tRNA (adenosine(37)-N6)-dimethylallyltransferase MiaA — translated: MKARVLAIVGPTAVGKTALTLSLADSLGGEIISADSMQVYKGMDIGTAKPTSAERARVPHHLLDVREPGEAFSAADYQHLARAAVADISGRGRLPIFSGGTGMYIRAAIDDYNFVTISNDWGIRDALRREAKEAGLSALYARLLEVDPPVAGRIHVNDERRIIRALEVFQTTGRPLSFWESQKDARQAVYDAVLIGLERPRDELYARIEERVEAMIAQGLIDEVRTLLERGLSFVAHQALGYKEIIPYLLGRCSLEEAKETLKRETRRYAKRQLTWFRADARIRWIDARDEAKAQAEIVAILAHRFGL